One genomic segment of Euwallacea fornicatus isolate EFF26 chromosome 18, ASM4011564v1, whole genome shotgun sequence includes these proteins:
- the pyd3 gene encoding beta-ureidopropionase, with amino-acid sequence MSDIEEFDGLEKILESNLKGKDYEHVRQLLYGRPVVNLSIPQSAKGLSFELKAYGIPCPEEQLRSPKIVRVGLFQHQIPLPATSKIQNMKEAMFKMAKEVIHTAAQMDVNVFCFQEAWNMPFAFCTREKYPWCEYAESAQYGPTTKFLQELAKQHNIVLISPILERDETHCDTIWNAAVVIDNHGQYLGRHRKNHIPRVGDFNESTYYFEGNTGHPVFETEFGKIAINICFGRHHPLNWLAFGINGAEIVFNPSATVGSLSEPLWGIEARNAAIANGYFTCAINRVGTEVFENEFTSGNGKPAHRDFGHFYGSSYLAAPDGSRTPGLSRTKNGLLVAEIDLNMCRQVRDHWGYQMTQRLDLYSKFLPTVLESDFKPQIVKKQ; translated from the exons ATGTCTGATATAGAAGAATTTGATGGCCTGGAAAAAATTCTGGAGAGCAATTTAAAAGGAAAGGATTACGAACATGTCAGACAGCTTCTATATGGCCGGCCTGTGGT AAATTTGAGCATTCCTCAATCCGCAAAAGGCCTGAGTTTTGAGCTCAAGGCCTACGGTATTCCTTGTCCAGAAGAACAACTGCGTAGCCCAAAAATCGTCAGAGTGGGTTTATTTCAA CATCAAATACCACTACCTGCTACATCGAAAATACAAAACATGAAGGAAGCAATGTTCAAGATGGCCAAAGAAGTCATTCACACTGCAGCCCAAATGGATGTAAACGTGTTTTGCTTTCAAGAAGCTTGGA ATATGCCCTTTGCGTTCTGTACCAGGGAAAAGTATCCTTGGTGTGAGTACGCGGAATCTGCCCAATATGGGCCAACCACAAAATTTCTGCAAGAA CTGGCCAAGCAGCACAATATAGTATTAATTTCGCCAATATTAGAGAGAGACGAGACTCATTGCGACACAATTTGGAATGCAGCGGTGGTAATAGACAACCATGGACAGTATTTAGGGAGACACAGAAAAAACCATATTCCAAGAGTCGGAGACTTTAATGAGTCCACGTATTATTTTGAGGGAAACACTGGACATCCAGTTTTTGAG ActgaatttggtaaaattgcaataaacatttgttttggaaGACATCATCCTCTGAACTGGTTGGCGTTCGGAATTAACGGAGCGGAAATCGTCTTCAACCCTTCAGCTACT GTGGGCAGCTTAAGTGAACCCTTATGGGGTATTGAGGCTCGAAACGCAGCTATAGCTAACGGATATTTCACTTGCGCTATTAACAGAGTAGGCACAGAGGTATTTGAGAATGAGTTTACTTCAGGTAATGGGAAACCTGCCCATAGAGACTTTGGGCATTTTTATGGGTCTAGCTACTTGGCGGCGCCTGATGGATCTAGAACCCCG GGGCTGTCGAGAACGAAGAATGGCCTCTTGGTTGCTGAAATTGACTTGAATATGTGCCGGCAAGTGAGAGATCATTGGGGATATCAG ATGACCCAGAGATTAGACTTGTACTCGAAATTCTTGCCAACAGTACTGGAGTCTGATTTTAAGCCTCAAATAGTGAAAAAACAatga